TTCAGGAGATTGTGCAGGCGGCCCAGAGCTACCCGATCCTGTTTGTAAAAGACCAGAATACCGAGCAGTTCAAAGTGGTTGCGCTCACTGGCCTGCGTCCGGGTGAGAACCTGTTCTCCGGTGCCGAAGGCTGGAACGGCAGCTACGTCCCGCTACAGGTTCGTACCTACCCATTCGTACTGGTTAAGAACCCGGAAAATGCTGATCAGGCAGTGCTTTGCATTGATGAGGATTCCAGCATGCTGAGCGAGTCTGAAGGTGAGGCTCTGTTCGATGGTGAGGGCGAACAAACTGATTACCTGAAGAATCGCGCTCAGGCGGTGGTTGAAACCGCGCAGCGTGTAACCGTTACCGAGTCATTTATTGAGTTTCTGGAATCCAAGGATCTGTTCACCCAGAAAAAACTGACTCTGCGTGTTAGCGAAGATGAGAAACCTTATGACCTCACCGGTTTCTATGTGATCGATGAGGAAAAACTAAATAACCTGTCTGATGAGGATTTCCTGGAACTGCGCAAGCGTGGCGCATTGCCAGCAATCTACGCCTCCATGATGTCCTCCATGCAGGTCCAAAACCTGATCCGCAGGAAGCGCCTGAACTGATCCTGATCTGCCCGGTAACTGTGGTTGTCGGGCGGTCCGC
This DNA window, taken from Microbulbifer sp. GL-2, encodes the following:
- a CDS encoding SapC family protein; amino-acid sequence: MAQIKALDKKAHANLKLTQDITFDHVGGNHILPLVVQEIVQAAQSYPILFVKDQNTEQFKVVALTGLRPGENLFSGAEGWNGSYVPLQVRTYPFVLVKNPENADQAVLCIDEDSSMLSESEGEALFDGEGEQTDYLKNRAQAVVETAQRVTVTESFIEFLESKDLFTQKKLTLRVSEDEKPYDLTGFYVIDEEKLNNLSDEDFLELRKRGALPAIYASMMSSMQVQNLIRRKRLN